In Malania oleifera isolate guangnan ecotype guangnan chromosome 8, ASM2987363v1, whole genome shotgun sequence, a single window of DNA contains:
- the LOC131162335 gene encoding F-box/FBD/LRR-repeat protein At1g13570-like — MDRSNMKQREPPKYPGKMDQEQDRISNLPGHVIDKILSQLPIREAVRMSVLSSKWRYKWVTLPDVVFDNQCLSVSSQDQALLKNNLVNIVDHVLLLHTGPISKFKLSHRDLLAITDIDRWILYLSRNSIKEFILEIWKGPRYKMPSCLYSCQNLIHLEVFNCWLRPPSVFGGFRSLKSLDLQHVTLDQDVFQNLISGCPLLERLTLMNFDGFTHLNIHAPNLQFFDIGGVFEDVSFKNTHLLTIISIGLYEEVIYLDDENEQSPRCSNSNNLVRFFSHIPGIQRLEVQSHFLKYLAAGDVPRRLPSPCLYLNYLSLRVDFNNWRENMTALCLFRSSPNLQELEMLARAESADEGVLSEISANFWAEDDHWDCSFDQLRLVKIVGISVCRPLMDFINFLLAKSPVLEKLTVRPASNDGRWELVKELLRFRRASVRAEIIYLDP, encoded by the exons AAGCAAAGAGAACCGCCCAAGTACCCTGGCAAAATGGATCAGGAGCAAGACAGAATCAGCAACTTACCTGGGCATGTTATAGACAAAATTTTGTCGCAGTTGCCAATTAGGGAAGCTGTCAGGATGAGTGTCTTGTCTAGCAAGTGGAGGTACAAATGGGTTACGCTTCCAGACGTTGTTTTTGATAATCAGTGTCTCTCGGTATCTTCCCAAGATCAAGCACTCTTAAAGAATAATCTTGTGAACATTGTTGATCATGTTCTTTTATTGCACACGGGCCCAATAAGCAAGTTCAAGCTCTCTCATAGAGATCTTTTAGCAATTACTGACATAGACAGATGGATTCTTTATCTATCAAGGAACTCCATTAAAGAATTCATACTTGAAATTTGGAAGGGTCCCCGCTATAAGATGCCTTCTTGTTTATACTCTTGCCAAAACTTGATTCATTTAGAGGTATTTAATTGTTGGCTACGACCTCCTTCGGTATTTGGAGGATTCAGAAGTTTGAAAAGCCTTGATCTTCAGCATGTTACCTTGGACCAAGATGTTTTCCAAAATCTTATTTCTGGCTGTCCTCTGCTTGAGAGATTAACATTGATGAACTTTGATGGTTTCACACATCTTAACATTCATGCTCCAAATCTCCAATTCTTTGATATTGGAGGTGTTTTTGAAGACGTCAGTTTCAAGAATACACACCTTCTGACTATAATTTCCATTGGTTTGTATGAGGAGGTTATTTACTTGGATGATGAGAATGAACAGAGCCCCAGGTGCAGCAACTCGAACAATTTGGTCAGGTTTTTTAGTCACATTCCTGGTATTCAAAGGCTTGAGGTGCAGAGTCATTTTTTGAAG TATTTAGCTGCAGGCGATGTGCCAAGAAGGCTTCCTAGTCCATGCCTTTATCTAAATTATCTTTCTTTACGCGTAGACTTCAACAATTGGAGAGAGAATATGACAGCCCTTTGCCTCTTCAGAAGTTCTCCAAATCTACAGGAGCTAGAGATGTTG GCTCGCGCAGAATCTGCAGATGAAGGAGTTCTCAGTGAAATATCTGCCAACTTTTGGGCAGAGGATGACCACTGGGATTGCTCATTTGACCAACTGCGGCTTGTGAAAATAGTTGGGATTTCTGTTTGTAGACCTCTAATGGATTTCATAAATTTTCTTCTTGCAAAATCACCTGTGCTCGAGAAACTGACTGTTAGGCCTGCGTCTAATGATGGAAGATGGGAGTTGGTGAAAGAGTTGCTGCGATTCCGGCGAGCGTCTGTACGGGCAGAGATAATTTACTTGGACCCATAG